Proteins encoded in a region of the Massilia sp. UMI-21 genome:
- the tsaD gene encoding tRNA (adenosine(37)-N6)-threonylcarbamoyltransferase complex transferase subunit TsaD, with protein sequence MIVLGVESSCDETGLALYDTERGLLSHALHSQVAMHEEYGGVVPELASRDHIRRALPLLEEVLRRAAIPASDIDAIAYTQGPGLAGALLVGSSVACSLALALDKPVLGVHHLEGHLLSPLLASERPEFPFIALLVSGGHTQLMRVDGVGRYTLLGETLDDAAGEAFDKSAKLLGLGYPGGPAISRLAEFGDPAAYTLPRPMLHSKDFNFSFSGLKTAVLTVVKNHEQKVVANICEQDKANIARGFVDAIVDVLTAKCVNALRQSGLKRLVIAGGVGANRQLRASLDAAAARRGFKVYYPELEFCTDNGAMIAFAGALRLERNPALAQRDYAFNVRPRWPLDELEAA encoded by the coding sequence ATGATTGTTCTCGGCGTCGAATCCTCCTGCGATGAAACCGGCCTGGCTCTGTACGATACCGAGCGCGGCCTGCTGTCCCATGCCCTGCATTCGCAGGTGGCCATGCACGAAGAGTACGGCGGCGTGGTGCCGGAACTGGCTTCGCGCGACCACATCCGCCGCGCCCTGCCGCTGCTGGAAGAGGTGCTCAGGCGCGCCGCCATCCCGGCCTCCGACATCGACGCCATCGCCTACACCCAGGGCCCGGGCCTGGCCGGGGCGCTGCTGGTCGGCTCCTCGGTGGCCTGCTCGCTGGCGCTGGCGCTGGACAAGCCGGTGCTGGGCGTGCACCACCTGGAGGGCCACCTGCTCTCGCCCCTGCTGGCCAGCGAGCGCCCCGAGTTCCCCTTCATCGCCCTGCTGGTCTCGGGCGGCCACACCCAGCTGATGCGGGTGGACGGGGTCGGCCGCTACACCCTGCTGGGCGAGACCCTCGACGATGCCGCCGGCGAAGCCTTCGACAAGTCGGCCAAGCTGCTGGGCCTGGGCTATCCGGGCGGCCCGGCGATCTCGCGCCTGGCCGAGTTCGGCGACCCTGCCGCCTACACCCTGCCGCGTCCGATGCTGCACTCGAAGGATTTCAACTTCAGTTTCTCGGGCCTGAAGACCGCGGTGCTCACGGTGGTCAAGAACCATGAACAGAAGGTGGTGGCCAACATCTGCGAGCAGGACAAGGCCAACATCGCGCGCGGCTTCGTCGACGCGATCGTCGATGTCCTCACTGCCAAATGCGTGAACGCCCTGCGCCAGAGCGGCCTCAAGCGCCTGGTGATCGCCGGCGGGGTCGGCGCCAACCGCCAGCTACGCGCGTCGCTCGACGCGGCCGCCGCCCGGCGCGGGTTCAAGGTCTATTATCCGGAGCTGGAGTTCTGCACCGACAACGGCGCCATGATCGCTTTCGCCGGCGCCCTGCGCCTCGAGCGCAACCCGGCTCTGGCGCAGCGCGACTATGCTTTCAATGTGCGCCCGCGCTGGCCGCTGGACGAACTGGAAGCCGCCTGA
- the ybiB gene encoding DNA-binding protein YbiB, with the protein MDKTDKNTERFAAAPFIKEIGRGVKGARSMSRQDARALYAAMLEGRVSDLELGAILLAMRIKGESVEELAGFMDAAESAFVPLPAPPGAYAPVLIPSYNGARKLANLTPLLALLLAREGVPTLVHGVRHDPGRITTGEILAELGLAEAGSSADIQDAFAQRRPAFIPIEVLAPSLAHMLSLRRILGVRNSTHTLVKILQPFAGPALRLVSYTHPEYLETLGEYFTTAAPTERGDAFLMRGTEGETVANPHRAPRIDWFHGGERSVLMERDAPGDLLAEVPPARDASSTAAWIAAALRGEVPVPPPIAAQVAHCLHVARALRG; encoded by the coding sequence ATGGACAAAACGGACAAGAACACAGAACGATTCGCCGCCGCCCCCTTCATCAAGGAAATCGGCCGCGGCGTGAAAGGCGCGCGCAGCATGTCGCGCCAGGATGCCCGGGCGCTGTATGCCGCCATGCTGGAGGGGCGCGTTTCCGACCTCGAGCTGGGTGCGATCTTGCTGGCGATGCGCATCAAGGGCGAATCCGTGGAAGAGCTGGCCGGCTTCATGGACGCGGCCGAGAGCGCGTTCGTGCCGCTGCCCGCGCCGCCGGGCGCGTATGCGCCGGTGCTGATCCCGAGCTACAACGGCGCGCGCAAGCTGGCCAACCTGACACCCCTGCTGGCGCTGCTGCTGGCGCGCGAAGGCGTCCCGACCCTGGTGCACGGCGTGCGCCACGACCCGGGCCGCATCACGACGGGCGAGATCCTGGCCGAACTCGGACTGGCCGAGGCCGGGTCGAGCGCCGACATCCAGGACGCGTTCGCACAGCGCCGTCCCGCCTTCATTCCCATCGAGGTGCTGGCCCCGAGCCTGGCCCACATGCTGTCGCTGCGCCGCATCCTCGGGGTGCGCAACTCCACCCATACCCTGGTGAAGATCCTGCAGCCCTTCGCGGGCCCGGCCCTGCGCCTGGTGTCCTATACCCACCCGGAATACCTGGAAACGCTGGGCGAGTACTTCACCACCGCCGCGCCGACCGAGCGCGGCGACGCCTTCCTGATGCGCGGCACCGAAGGCGAAACCGTCGCCAACCCGCACCGCGCTCCGCGCATCGACTGGTTCCACGGCGGCGAGCGCAGCGTGCTGATGGAGCGCGACGCGCCCGGCGACCTGCTGGCCGAGGTGCCGCCAGCGCGCGATGCCTCGAGTACGGCGGCCTGGATCGCAGCGGCCCTGCGCGGCGAAGTGCCGGTCCCGCCGCCGATTGCGGCGCAGGTCGCGCACTGCCTGCACGTGGCGCGCGCGCTGCGCGGCTAG
- a CDS encoding molecular chaperone, translating into MFSPTFAPQFVRIGSRRLQLALGILRAAPLLALLLALSWPARAELMLHPTRIVFEKNQRAAQVELINNGTKPASYRISLVNRRMNDAGQFEPADTPGEGERFADAMLRYSPRQVTLQPGTAQTVRIMLRKPADLADGEYRSHLLFDKLPELDASTSIESRGAQNGQIGVMLNALVGASMPVIVRHGNIGATVKLAGLALQKDAAKNPVLALRFEREGASSAYGDVSVSFTPRGGKPSVLAQVGGIAVYTPNRVRQAALPLQLPKGMSLVDGTLDVVYRDRPEAGGRLLAQASLNLP; encoded by the coding sequence ATGTTTTCCCCGACCTTCGCCCCGCAGTTCGTACGCATCGGCTCGCGCCGCCTCCAGTTGGCGCTGGGCATCCTGCGGGCCGCGCCCTTGCTGGCACTATTGTTGGCCCTGTCCTGGCCCGCCCGGGCCGAATTGATGCTGCACCCGACCCGCATCGTGTTCGAGAAGAACCAGCGCGCCGCCCAGGTCGAACTGATCAACAACGGCACGAAACCGGCCAGCTACCGCATTTCGCTGGTCAACCGCCGCATGAACGATGCCGGCCAGTTCGAGCCGGCCGATACCCCGGGCGAAGGCGAGCGTTTCGCCGATGCCATGCTGCGCTATTCGCCGCGCCAGGTCACGCTGCAGCCGGGCACGGCGCAGACGGTGCGCATCATGTTGCGCAAGCCGGCCGACCTGGCGGACGGCGAATACCGCTCGCACCTGCTGTTCGACAAGCTGCCTGAGCTGGATGCCAGCACCAGCATCGAAAGCCGCGGCGCCCAGAACGGCCAGATCGGCGTCATGTTGAACGCGCTGGTCGGCGCCTCGATGCCGGTGATCGTGCGTCATGGAAACATCGGCGCGACGGTCAAGCTGGCCGGGCTCGCCCTGCAGAAGGATGCCGCCAAGAATCCGGTGCTGGCCCTGCGCTTCGAGCGCGAGGGCGCCAGTTCGGCGTACGGCGATGTCAGCGTCAGCTTCACCCCGCGCGGCGGCAAGCCCTCGGTGCTGGCGCAAGTGGGCGGCATCGCCGTCTATACCCCCAATCGCGTGCGCCAGGCGGCGCTGCCGCTGCAACTCCCCAAGGGCATGTCGCTGGTCGACGGCACGCTCGACGTGGTCTATCGCGACCGCCCGGAGGCGGGTGGCAGGCTGCTGGCCCAGGCAAGCCTGAATTTGCCCTAA
- a CDS encoding DUF4402 domain-containing protein gives MLRRYRFLRPAGTTVLAALAALSAMTGVHAQQLVLNNTRTLDFGRFVAGTGGTITVSPAGVRSRSGGVVLLNSPAAGQAAFTLARSSNGGSNKAVIISLPPNGNIRLSSGASSMAVSSFVNSPTSLLTVPAGGTTLSIGATLSVAPNQPAGVYSGSFPLTVNFQ, from the coding sequence ATGTTGCGCCGCTACCGTTTCCTCCGGCCCGCCGGCACGACCGTGCTGGCGGCGCTGGCGGCGCTGTCCGCGATGACCGGGGTCCATGCCCAGCAGCTCGTGCTCAACAACACGCGCACGCTCGACTTCGGACGCTTCGTCGCCGGCACCGGCGGCACGATCACCGTGAGCCCGGCCGGCGTGCGTTCCCGCAGCGGCGGCGTCGTGCTGCTCAATTCCCCGGCGGCGGGGCAGGCCGCCTTCACCTTGGCACGCAGCAGCAATGGCGGCAGCAACAAGGCCGTCATCATCTCCCTGCCTCCGAACGGGAACATCCGGCTGAGCAGCGGCGCCAGCAGCATGGCCGTGAGCAGCTTCGTCAACAGCCCCACGAGCCTCCTGACGGTGCCGGCCGGCGGCACCACCCTGTCGATCGGCGCGACCCTGAGCGTGGCGCCGAACCAGCCTGCCGGGGTGTATTCCGGTTCGTTTCCCTTGACCGTCAATTTTCAGTAG
- a CDS encoding endonuclease/exonuclease/phosphatase family protein: protein MRVVSWNIRWGCGKDGRIRIHAIIDVLRRLNPDVVCLQEVAANHPELDGGATANQFKQLGGAFGGYHMMEHAPSELYKNNSPRLFGNLILSKYRISQVHRHLLPWPADPEHPPGMPRGLMETVIDAPSGKLRLMTTHLEYYSPLQRMAQVRRIRELHQEASARSRIFQPDPSLDAPYQLGFRPASSILCGDFNFAPDAADYQALLAPMDDGAPAFLDAWRVAHGSVARAPTTGLHGYPWPDKPECYDFFFLTDDLAPRVANVEVQSETAASDHQPIVLDLR from the coding sequence ATGCGCGTTGTAAGTTGGAACATTCGTTGGGGTTGTGGCAAGGACGGCAGGATCCGCATTCATGCGATCATCGACGTCCTGCGCCGCCTCAATCCGGATGTCGTGTGCCTGCAGGAAGTCGCGGCCAATCACCCTGAACTGGACGGCGGCGCCACCGCCAACCAGTTCAAGCAACTGGGCGGCGCCTTCGGCGGTTACCACATGATGGAGCATGCCCCGAGTGAACTCTACAAGAACAACTCGCCCCGCCTGTTCGGCAACCTGATCCTCTCGAAGTACCGCATCTCGCAAGTCCACCGCCATCTGCTGCCCTGGCCGGCCGACCCCGAGCATCCGCCCGGCATGCCGCGTGGCCTGATGGAAACCGTGATCGACGCGCCCAGCGGCAAGCTGCGCCTGATGACCACCCACCTCGAATACTATTCGCCGCTGCAGCGCATGGCGCAGGTGCGGCGCATCCGCGAACTGCACCAGGAGGCGAGCGCCAGGTCGCGCATCTTCCAGCCCGACCCGAGCCTGGACGCGCCCTACCAGCTGGGCTTCCGTCCGGCATCGAGCATCCTGTGCGGCGATTTCAATTTTGCGCCGGACGCGGCCGACTACCAGGCCCTGCTGGCCCCGATGGACGACGGCGCCCCCGCTTTCCTGGACGCCTGGCGCGTCGCGCACGGCAGTGTGGCGCGCGCACCGACCACCGGCCTGCACGGCTACCCGTGGCCGGACAAGCCGGAATGCTATGACTTTTTCTTCCTGACCGACGACCTGGCCCCGCGCGTGGCGAACGTGGAGGTGCAGTCCGAGACGGCCGCCTCGGACCACCAGCCGATCGTGCTCGACTTGCGCTGA
- a CDS encoding 3-deoxy-7-phosphoheptulonate synthase has product MNTPAIENTNVSSFAQMPTPNELHASLPLSDRAFATVMQGRETLRNILDRKDKRLFVVVGPCSIHDPEAGLDYARRLKALQAEVADTMVLVMRVYFEKPRTTTGWKGYINDPFMDDSFRVEVGMERARRFLLDVCELGLPTATEALDPISPQYLGDLIAWTAIGARTTESQTHREMSSGLSTPVGFKNGTDGDVSIAINAVLSSANPHAFLGINGQGTVSIVRTSGNAYGHVVLRGGGGRPNYDSVSVAIAEGALKKAGLPANLVVDCSHANSYKKPDLQPLVMSDVIQQIRHGNRSLVGVMIESNIVSGAQAIPEDLSQLKYGCSVTDGCIGWEETEAMLRSAHQELLQRP; this is encoded by the coding sequence ATCAACACGCCTGCCATTGAAAATACCAACGTCAGTTCGTTTGCGCAGATGCCGACGCCGAACGAACTCCACGCTTCGCTGCCCTTGAGCGACCGCGCTTTCGCCACCGTGATGCAAGGCCGCGAGACTCTGCGCAACATCCTGGACCGCAAGGACAAGCGCCTGTTCGTGGTCGTCGGGCCCTGCTCGATCCACGATCCGGAGGCCGGCCTGGACTATGCGCGCCGCCTCAAGGCGCTGCAGGCCGAAGTGGCCGACACCATGGTGCTGGTGATGCGCGTGTATTTCGAGAAGCCGCGCACCACCACCGGCTGGAAGGGCTATATCAACGACCCGTTCATGGACGATTCCTTCCGCGTCGAGGTCGGCATGGAGCGCGCGCGCCGCTTCCTGCTCGACGTGTGCGAACTGGGCCTGCCCACCGCCACCGAGGCGCTGGACCCGATCTCGCCCCAGTACTTGGGCGACCTGATCGCCTGGACCGCGATCGGCGCGCGCACCACCGAATCGCAGACCCACCGCGAGATGTCCTCGGGCCTGTCGACCCCGGTCGGTTTCAAGAACGGCACCGACGGCGACGTGTCCATCGCCATCAATGCGGTGCTGTCCTCGGCCAACCCGCACGCTTTTCTCGGCATCAACGGCCAGGGCACGGTCTCGATCGTGCGCACCAGCGGCAACGCCTACGGCCACGTGGTGCTGCGCGGCGGCGGCGGCCGTCCGAACTACGACTCGGTGTCGGTGGCGATCGCCGAAGGCGCGCTCAAGAAGGCCGGCCTGCCGGCCAACCTGGTGGTCGATTGCTCGCATGCCAACAGCTACAAGAAGCCGGACCTGCAGCCGCTGGTGATGTCGGACGTGATCCAGCAGATCCGGCACGGCAACCGCTCGCTGGTGGGCGTGATGATCGAATCGAACATCGTCAGCGGCGCCCAGGCGATTCCGGAAGACTTGTCGCAGCTGAAGTATGGGTGTTCGGTGACCGACGGCTGCATCGGCTGGGAAGAGACCGAGGCGATGCTGCGCAGCGCGCACCAGGAATTGCTGCAACGTCCCTAA
- a CDS encoding DUF4402 domain-containing protein has protein sequence MTKHRFTPGQLTLAALALAMGTAAGSALAANATATSTSTVVTPISITKGADLSFGSFASSAAGGTVTVTPGGTRSVSGGVTAAGGTASAARFDVSGSGSLTYSIVLGGDASLSDGSNSMAFTSISDLSASASTSGNVSSGTLSAGAQSIFVGGILTVGASQPAGTYTGSVTATVEYN, from the coding sequence ATGACCAAGCACCGCTTTACTCCAGGCCAGCTGACCCTGGCCGCACTCGCCCTGGCAATGGGCACTGCCGCCGGCAGCGCGCTCGCCGCCAACGCCACCGCCACCTCGACCAGTACCGTGGTCACCCCGATCTCGATCACCAAGGGCGCCGACCTGTCGTTCGGCAGCTTCGCATCGAGCGCAGCGGGCGGCACCGTCACCGTCACCCCGGGCGGCACCCGTAGTGTCAGCGGTGGCGTGACCGCCGCGGGCGGTACCGCCAGCGCGGCCCGTTTCGACGTTTCCGGCTCGGGCAGCCTGACGTACTCGATCGTGCTCGGTGGCGACGCCAGCCTGAGCGACGGCTCCAACTCCATGGCCTTCACCAGCATCAGCGACCTGAGCGCCAGCGCGAGCACCAGCGGCAACGTGTCGTCCGGCACCCTGAGCGCCGGCGCCCAGTCGATCTTTGTCGGCGGCATCCTGACGGTCGGCGCCAGCCAGCCGGCCGGTACCTATACCGGCTCGGTCACCGCCACCGTCGAGTACAACTAA